One window of Erwinia aphidicola genomic DNA carries:
- the ihfA gene encoding integration host factor subunit alpha yields the protein MALTKAEMSEYLFEKLGLSKRDAKELVELFFEEVRRALENGEQVKLSGFGNFDLRDKNQRPGRNPKTGEDIPITARRVVTFRPGQKLKSRVENASPKED from the coding sequence ATGGCGCTTACAAAAGCTGAAATGTCTGAATACCTGTTTGAGAAGCTCGGGCTTAGCAAGCGGGATGCCAAAGAGCTGGTAGAACTGTTTTTTGAAGAAGTGCGTCGTGCTTTGGAGAACGGTGAACAGGTCAAACTGTCAGGATTTGGCAACTTCGACCTTCGCGACAAAAATCAACGTCCGGGACGTAACCCCAAAACGGGTGAAGATATTCCCATTACGGCTCGCCGGGTTGTGACGTTTCGACCGGGACAGAAACTTAAAAGCCGGGTTGAGAACGCCTCGCCGAAAGAAGACTGA